The following proteins come from a genomic window of Sphingobium cloacae:
- a CDS encoding hybrid sensor histidine kinase/response regulator encodes MATRLNGRDDAWLARPPSRLALPSLIAAALVSAGLVLYAVGDWALAAGFAAAVLMIAALLSWFRRLYPPAAPDSEAVPDWTVARAAADASNVAIAVTDRTGRLLCASDLFGEWFTGYPTPPAVVADGAVTEKLAAAARKAWKDGEAAVRGLSHGALRLDVEVGRTGRAEDYLLWRFTPVRQPSALDDVHRLLTGEAGRQLGEAGVMAVLIGGEGRIRAANGAFLLRAVGRIDANATGRDFASHMRVDDKGRLFLAREQTGGLPLRLLQVPLRRAAQPGGGGQSSGQDGPMLLLLIDEPGGGGGTSALSYIETLLSLLPFGLAMADRDGRMLFLNNAFCRAVGLKPGEKTSYPGDLVVREDQAAVADAVRRFAVGPQMSGDIAVRLREQPDEPTALSLAGVRGLGEAAVLLSLKDNSEESRLKRQVAQATKMQAIGQLAGGVAHDFNNILTAIIGHCDLMLMRHTPGDSDYDDIQQIKSNSNRAAGLTRQLLAFSRQQTLRPQILQLPDIVADVSNLLKRLLGESVRLEVSHGRNLGAVRADPGQLEQVIVNLAVNARDAMPQGGTLNIQTYAVPAARVREMGHQILPAGDYTALRVSDTGLGIAPDVLAKIFEPFFTTKELGKGTGLGLSTVYGIVKQSGGYIFAESDPGRGASFVIYLPVYRGADVDQAARPQAPVRRSETWGSGTVLLVEDEDMVRAVAERALVRQGYKVLTAHDGEQGLEVLAGDESIDLLISDVVMPNMDGPSMVARARQMHPDLPVLFMSGYAEEQLRKSIDIANVAFLPKPFSVSQLAEAARDALALRPMAE; translated from the coding sequence ATGGCCACGCGATTGAACGGCAGGGATGATGCGTGGCTGGCGCGGCCGCCGTCGCGCCTCGCCTTGCCGTCGCTGATCGCCGCCGCGTTGGTTTCCGCCGGCCTCGTCCTTTACGCGGTCGGCGACTGGGCGCTGGCGGCCGGTTTTGCCGCCGCCGTCCTGATGATCGCGGCGCTGCTTTCCTGGTTCCGCCGTCTCTATCCCCCCGCCGCGCCCGACAGCGAAGCGGTGCCGGACTGGACCGTGGCCCGCGCCGCCGCCGATGCCTCCAATGTCGCCATCGCCGTCACCGACCGCACCGGCCGCCTGCTCTGTGCCAGCGACCTCTTCGGCGAATGGTTCACGGGCTATCCCACGCCGCCCGCCGTGGTCGCGGACGGCGCGGTCACCGAAAAGCTCGCCGCCGCCGCGCGCAAGGCGTGGAAGGATGGCGAAGCGGCGGTGCGCGGCTTGTCGCATGGCGCGCTGCGGCTGGACGTGGAGGTCGGCCGCACGGGCCGGGCGGAGGATTATCTGCTCTGGCGCTTCACCCCCGTCCGCCAGCCGAGCGCGCTGGACGATGTGCATCGCCTGCTGACCGGCGAGGCGGGGCGGCAGTTGGGCGAGGCGGGCGTCATGGCGGTGCTGATCGGCGGGGAAGGGCGCATCCGGGCCGCCAATGGCGCATTCCTGCTGCGCGCGGTGGGGCGGATCGACGCCAACGCCACAGGCCGCGATTTCGCCTCGCACATGCGGGTGGACGACAAGGGACGGCTGTTCCTCGCCCGTGAGCAGACCGGGGGCCTGCCGCTGCGCCTGCTCCAGGTGCCCTTGCGCCGCGCGGCCCAGCCGGGCGGGGGCGGGCAGAGCAGCGGTCAGGATGGGCCGATGCTCCTCCTCCTGATCGACGAGCCGGGCGGCGGCGGGGGCACCTCCGCGCTGTCCTATATCGAAACGCTGCTCTCGCTCCTGCCCTTCGGCCTGGCCATGGCGGATCGCGACGGGCGGATGCTGTTCCTCAACAACGCCTTCTGCCGCGCCGTGGGTTTGAAGCCGGGAGAAAAGACCAGCTATCCCGGCGACCTCGTCGTGCGGGAGGATCAGGCGGCGGTGGCCGACGCCGTGCGCCGTTTCGCGGTCGGCCCGCAAATGTCGGGCGACATCGCCGTGCGCCTGCGCGAGCAGCCCGACGAGCCGACCGCGCTCAGTCTGGCGGGCGTGCGCGGCCTGGGCGAAGCGGCGGTGCTCCTCAGCCTCAAGGACAATAGCGAGGAAAGCCGGCTCAAGCGGCAGGTGGCGCAGGCGACCAAGATGCAGGCCATCGGCCAGCTCGCGGGCGGCGTCGCGCACGACTTCAACAACATCCTGACCGCGATCATCGGCCATTGCGACCTGATGCTGATGCGCCATACGCCGGGCGACAGCGACTATGACGACATTCAGCAGATCAAGTCGAACAGCAATCGCGCCGCGGGCCTGACGCGGCAGTTGCTCGCCTTCTCCCGCCAGCAGACGCTGCGTCCTCAGATCCTCCAGTTGCCGGACATCGTGGCGGACGTCTCCAACCTGCTGAAACGGCTGCTCGGCGAAAGCGTCAGGCTGGAGGTCAGCCACGGCCGCAATCTGGGCGCGGTGCGCGCCGATCCCGGCCAGCTGGAGCAGGTGATCGTCAACCTCGCCGTCAACGCCCGCGACGCCATGCCGCAGGGGGGCACGCTCAACATCCAGACCTATGCCGTGCCCGCCGCCCGCGTGCGCGAAATGGGGCATCAGATCCTGCCGGCGGGCGACTACACCGCCCTGCGCGTTTCCGACACGGGCCTCGGCATCGCGCCCGACGTGCTGGCCAAGATCTTCGAGCCCTTCTTCACCACCAAGGAACTGGGGAAGGGCACGGGCCTCGGCCTCTCCACCGTCTACGGCATCGTCAAGCAGTCGGGCGGCTATATCTTCGCCGAATCGGACCCGGGCCGCGGCGCCAGCTTCGTCATCTACCTCCCCGTCTATCGTGGCGCGGACGTCGATCAGGCCGCCCGCCCGCAGGCCCCCGTCCGCCGCAGCGAGACATGGGGCAGCGGCACCGTCCTGCTGGTGGAGGATGAGGATATGGTCCGCGCCGTCGCCGAACGCGCGCTCGTGCGGCAGGGCTATAAGGTGCTGACCGCCCATGACGGCGAACAGGGGCTGGAGGTTCTGGCCGGGGACGAAAGCATCGACCTCCTTATTTCCGACGTGGTCATGCCCAATATGGACGGCCCCTCCATGGTCGCGCGCGCGCGGCAGATGCACCCCGACCTGCCGGTGCTTTTCATGTCGGGCTATGCCGAGGAACAGCTGCGCAAGTCGATCGACATCGCCAATGTCGCCTTCCTGCCCAAGCCCTTCTCCGTCAGCCAGTTGGCCGAAGCCGCGCGCGATGCGCTGGCCTTGCGTCCGATGGCGGAATGA
- a CDS encoding ImuA family protein yields MIESARTLTALKRRIASLESRGAAHHAHFSFGHAPIDRVLGGGLARGRVHEFFAGEGGEAAATGLSLILAHLAGPEATTLWLRPATAAHQGAPYGPGLAALGIDPAHLLLGAMSDEAMLLRAAVEALRCPALGALLLEIRGRAPRLDLTASRRLTLAAEQSGVTALLLRTDADPTPSAADTRWRVAAAPSTPLPGNAPGMSAFDLTLLRHRGGRDGMAWRLTWDSERRQFGDGRDERDDHGRHEGGRDGGAPLSRPALSLPAVRPAADRAA; encoded by the coding sequence ATGATCGAGTCGGCCCGGACCCTTACCGCCCTCAAACGGCGCATCGCTTCGCTGGAAAGCAGGGGCGCGGCGCATCATGCCCATTTCTCTTTCGGCCATGCGCCGATCGACCGGGTGCTGGGCGGTGGTTTGGCGCGGGGTCGGGTGCATGAGTTTTTCGCCGGCGAAGGCGGGGAGGCGGCCGCTACCGGCCTTTCCCTGATCCTCGCGCATCTGGCGGGACCGGAAGCCACGACCCTGTGGCTGCGTCCCGCCACCGCCGCGCATCAGGGCGCGCCCTATGGCCCCGGCCTCGCCGCCCTGGGAATCGATCCGGCGCATCTGTTGCTTGGCGCGATGTCCGATGAGGCGATGCTGCTCCGCGCCGCCGTGGAGGCGTTGCGATGCCCCGCGCTTGGCGCGCTGCTGCTCGAAATCCGGGGTCGTGCGCCGCGCCTCGACCTGACGGCCAGCCGCCGCCTGACGCTGGCGGCGGAGCAATCGGGCGTCACCGCGCTGCTGTTGCGGACGGACGCCGATCCGACGCCCAGCGCCGCCGACACGCGCTGGCGGGTGGCCGCCGCGCCTTCCACGCCCTTGCCTGGGAACGCGCCGGGCATGAGCGCCTTCGACCTCACTTTGCTCCGCCATCGCGGTGGGCGGGACGGCATGGCGTGGCGCCTGACCTGGGACAGTGAACGACGCCAATTTGGAGACGGGCGCGATGAACGCGATGATCATGGAAGGCACGAGGGGGGACGGGACGGCGGCGCGCCGCTATCTCGCCCTGCACTTTCCCTTCCTGCCGTTCGACCGGCTGCGGATCGCGCGGCCTGA
- a CDS encoding DUF2062 domain-containing protein, whose product MGPKASMGRFARWWHANAPTRESLENNRFLAPVAHRVLEPSLWRFTRRSVPRGVALGLLVGIFLLIPGVQIAGAALLALPFRANIPIAAAMTFLSNPATTPFILWASVFIGNWMLGRTADASGFMALVDGHASIGQWCAWLFSEAAPALLFGLALISFAAAAIGYFLADWFWRHRMGRKWHARKLRTGKPPESSALEEIAPV is encoded by the coding sequence ATGGGCCCTAAAGCGAGCATGGGGCGCTTCGCCCGCTGGTGGCACGCCAATGCCCCCACCCGTGAATCGCTGGAGAACAACCGCTTCCTGGCCCCGGTGGCGCATCGCGTGCTGGAACCCTCGCTCTGGCGCTTCACCCGCCGGTCGGTGCCGCGCGGCGTGGCGCTGGGCCTGCTGGTCGGAATCTTCCTGCTCATTCCCGGCGTCCAGATCGCGGGCGCGGCGCTGCTGGCGCTGCCCTTCCGCGCCAACATCCCGATCGCCGCCGCCATGACCTTCCTGTCCAATCCGGCGACCACGCCCTTCATCCTCTGGGCGTCGGTCTTTATCGGCAACTGGATGCTGGGCCGCACCGCCGACGCGTCGGGCTTCATGGCGCTGGTCGACGGTCATGCGAGCATCGGCCAATGGTGCGCCTGGCTCTTTTCGGAGGCCGCGCCCGCCCTGCTCTTCGGTCTGGCGCTGATTTCCTTCGCCGCCGCCGCTATCGGCTATTTCCTCGCCGACTGGTTCTGGCGTCATCGCATGGGCCGGAAATGGCACGCGCGCAAATTGAGGACTGGCAAGCCGCCCGAAAGCAGCGCATTGGAGGAAATCGCACCCGTCTGA
- the smpB gene encoding SsrA-binding protein SmpB, with product MARPRPETFDKKKIVAENRRARFEYFLEDVFEAGIALQGTEVKSLRFGEGNIAESYAEVKGQQVWLVNSNIPEFSHGNRHNHEPRRPRKLLLHEREIARMHGAVERKGMTLVPLSIYFNSRGKAKVELALAKGKKTHDKRETIKERDWKRDQQRIMKAHG from the coding sequence ATGGCCCGTCCCCGTCCCGAAACATTCGACAAGAAGAAGATCGTCGCCGAGAACCGGCGCGCGCGCTTCGAATATTTTCTGGAGGATGTGTTCGAAGCGGGCATCGCCCTGCAAGGGACGGAGGTCAAGTCGCTGCGCTTTGGTGAAGGAAACATCGCCGAAAGCTATGCCGAGGTGAAGGGCCAGCAGGTGTGGCTGGTCAACAGCAACATCCCCGAATTCAGCCACGGCAACCGCCATAATCACGAACCCAGGCGCCCCCGCAAGCTGCTGCTGCACGAACGGGAGATCGCCCGGATGCACGGCGCGGTCGAGCGCAAGGGCATGACGCTGGTGCCGCTGTCCATCTATTTCAACAGCCGGGGCAAGGCGAAGGTCGAACTGGCGCTGGCCAAGGGCAAGAAGACCCATGACAAGCGCGAGACGATCAAGGAACGCGACTGGAAGCGCGACCAGCAGCGCATCATGAAGGCGCACGGATGA
- a CDS encoding response regulator translates to MSDGKSILIVEDEAMIGMMLEDYLETLGYRLHAVASSVEEACALARQGGFDAALLDCNLQGEKSWPVADILVENAIPFVFATGGMADDLPTAYADRPALAKPFTIGAVERALGKLLEKE, encoded by the coding sequence ATGTCGGACGGCAAATCCATCCTGATCGTCGAGGATGAAGCGATGATCGGCATGATGCTGGAGGATTATCTCGAAACGCTCGGCTACCGGCTGCACGCCGTGGCCTCATCGGTGGAGGAAGCCTGCGCGCTGGCGCGGCAGGGCGGCTTTGACGCGGCGCTGCTGGATTGCAACCTCCAGGGCGAAAAGAGCTGGCCGGTCGCCGACATCCTCGTCGAAAACGCCATCCCTTTCGTTTTCGCGACGGGCGGGATGGCCGATGATCTGCCGACCGCCTATGCGGATCGGCCCGCGCTCGCCAAGCCCTTCACCATCGGCGCGGTGGAACGCGCGCTGGGCAAGCTGCTGGAAAAGGAATAG
- a CDS encoding Y-family DNA polymerase yields the protein MNAMIMEGTRGDGTAARRYLALHFPFLPFDRLRIARPDLWTARPEGAPCAIVEPVRGAMHLAALDAAALELGLALGMTLADAHAREPDLVLFDADPHADQDWLERLCDGCARYTPIAALDPPAGLMLDITGCAHLWGGEAALTHEATHRLDRHGMEVRHALASTPEAAHALARFPIASAPHEEAALRRLPVEALRLEEESAVALRRAGLRTVGDLAARPAATLAARFGEEAVDALHRLLGLGQRPLAPRRPRPAIRVERRFPEPMASTAHALSVLSEMIAEAGERLAERGQGGRRFEAVFFRSDGLAFPLRVETSLPVRDAPAILRLIEEKVDGLSDPLDPGFGFDMLRLTVPRAEPMAPTQLALEGGEARREEGIAALIDRLSIRAGRMQIQRLHPRDSHIPEQAQLALPAMESSAPAPWPRQEASGDPPMRPLHLFDPPQPIDVIAEVPDGPPHRFRWRRALHEVTRYEGPERIAPEWWTAPGGAVAGESIGRTRDYYRVEDARGRRYWIFRYGLYGAEAARPGWYLHGLFA from the coding sequence ATGAACGCGATGATCATGGAAGGCACGAGGGGGGACGGGACGGCGGCGCGCCGCTATCTCGCCCTGCACTTTCCCTTCCTGCCGTTCGACCGGCTGCGGATCGCGCGGCCTGACCTCTGGACCGCGCGGCCCGAAGGCGCGCCCTGCGCGATTGTGGAGCCGGTGCGGGGTGCGATGCATCTCGCCGCGCTGGACGCCGCCGCGCTGGAGCTGGGCCTCGCCCTCGGCATGACGCTGGCCGACGCGCACGCGCGGGAGCCCGATCTGGTCCTGTTCGATGCGGACCCCCATGCCGATCAGGACTGGCTGGAGCGCCTGTGCGACGGTTGCGCCCGCTATACGCCCATCGCCGCGCTCGATCCGCCCGCCGGGTTGATGCTCGACATCACCGGCTGCGCGCATCTCTGGGGCGGGGAGGCCGCCCTGACCCATGAGGCCACCCACCGTCTGGACCGGCATGGCATGGAGGTGCGTCATGCCCTCGCATCCACGCCCGAAGCCGCCCATGCGCTCGCGCGTTTCCCCATCGCGTCGGCCCCCCATGAGGAAGCCGCCCTGCGTCGCCTGCCCGTCGAGGCGCTGCGTCTGGAGGAGGAAAGCGCCGTCGCCCTGCGCCGCGCTGGCCTGCGCACCGTAGGCGACCTTGCCGCGCGCCCCGCCGCCACGCTCGCCGCCCGCTTCGGGGAGGAGGCGGTGGACGCGCTCCACCGCCTGCTGGGCCTTGGCCAGCGCCCCCTCGCGCCCCGCCGCCCGCGCCCCGCCATCCGCGTCGAGCGCCGCTTCCCCGAACCCATGGCCAGCACGGCCCACGCCCTCTCCGTCCTGTCGGAGATGATCGCCGAAGCAGGCGAGCGCCTGGCCGAACGGGGGCAGGGCGGACGCCGTTTCGAAGCGGTCTTCTTCCGTAGCGACGGCCTCGCCTTTCCCCTGCGCGTCGAGACCAGCCTGCCCGTTCGCGATGCTCCCGCGATCCTGCGCCTGATCGAAGAGAAGGTCGACGGCCTTTCCGACCCGCTCGACCCCGGCTTCGGCTTCGATATGCTGCGCCTCACCGTGCCCCGCGCCGAGCCGATGGCGCCCACCCAACTCGCGCTGGAAGGCGGCGAGGCGCGCCGGGAGGAAGGCATCGCCGCCCTGATCGACCGGCTTTCGATCCGCGCGGGCCGGATGCAGATTCAGCGCCTCCACCCGCGCGACAGCCATATCCCTGAACAGGCGCAACTGGCGCTGCCCGCGATGGAAAGCTCCGCTCCCGCCCCATGGCCCCGGCAGGAGGCATCCGGCGATCCGCCGATGCGTCCCCTCCACCTCTTCGATCCGCCCCAGCCCATCGACGTCATCGCGGAGGTGCCGGACGGCCCGCCCCACCGCTTCCGCTGGCGGCGGGCGCTGCACGAAGTCACCCGCTATGAAGGGCCCGAACGCATCGCGCCCGAATGGTGGACGGCCCCCGGCGGCGCCGTCGCGGGCGAGAGCATCGGGCGCACCCGCGACTATTACCGCGTGGAGGATGCGCGCGGCCGCCGCTACTGGATTTTCCGCTACGGCCTTTACGGGGCGGAGGCGGCGCGCCCCGGCTGGTATCTGCACGGCCTGTTCGCATGA
- a CDS encoding transglutaminase-like domain-containing protein, with protein MRLAIESVLDYDFADPANVLLALEAAEMPDQHVLEQSLTVEGAELVSTLGGGSGIGRRTWARADSGRMTLRYRAMVEVERIAPDLPGLRASPLPDLPETVLPFIWPSRYCEADRFASFVEGHFPGLEGGALVQALVRWVGDNLRYTPGSSDATTGAVDSFVLQQGICRDYAHLTAALIRACDIPARLVSVYALDLDPPDFHAVVEVWLDGAWHLVDATGLAPLEGMVRIAVGRDATDVAFMTIFGTATLNSQSIAVTSL; from the coding sequence ATGCGCCTCGCGATCGAAAGCGTGCTGGATTATGATTTTGCCGATCCCGCCAATGTCCTGTTGGCGCTGGAAGCGGCGGAAATGCCCGATCAGCATGTGCTGGAACAGTCCCTGACCGTCGAAGGGGCGGAACTTGTTTCCACTCTGGGCGGGGGAAGCGGCATCGGTCGCCGGACATGGGCCCGTGCGGACAGTGGCCGCATGACGTTGCGTTATCGAGCGATGGTGGAGGTGGAACGGATCGCGCCCGACCTTCCAGGCTTGCGGGCATCGCCCTTGCCCGATTTGCCGGAAACGGTGCTCCCTTTCATCTGGCCCAGCCGCTATTGCGAGGCGGACCGTTTCGCCAGCTTCGTCGAAGGGCATTTCCCCGGACTGGAGGGCGGCGCGCTGGTGCAGGCCCTCGTGCGTTGGGTCGGGGACAATCTGCGTTATACGCCTGGCAGTTCGGACGCGACGACCGGCGCGGTCGACAGCTTCGTCCTGCAACAGGGCATCTGTCGCGACTATGCCCATCTGACCGCCGCGCTGATCCGCGCCTGCGACATTCCTGCCCGGCTCGTGTCCGTCTATGCGCTGGACCTCGACCCTCCCGATTTCCATGCCGTCGTGGAAGTGTGGCTGGATGGGGCCTGGCATCTGGTCGACGCCACCGGACTTGCGCCCCTCGAAGGCATGGTCCGCATCGCCGTGGGCCGCGATGCGACGGACGTCGCTTTCATGACGATTTTCGGCACCGCGACGCTGAACAGCCAGTCCATCGCCGTGACGTCGCTTTAA
- the recA gene encoding recombinase RecA has translation MTAMLSLIDSKKTGTMDRQKALEAALSQIDRAFGKGSAMKLGSREKIEIESISTGSLGLDIALGIGGLPRGRIVEIYGPESSGKTTLALHAIAEAQKNGGVAAFVDAEHALDPAYAKKLGVDIDELIVSQPDTGEQALEIVDTLVRSNAIDVLVVDSVAALVPRAEIEGEMGDSHVGLQARLMSQALRKLTGSISRSRCLVIFINQVRMKIGVMYGNPETTTGGNALKFYASVRLDIRRTGQIKDRDDIVGNATRVKVVKNKVAPPFKQVEFDIMYGEGISKIGEILDLGVKAGIVEKSGAWFSYDSVRIGQGRENAKTFLKENTEMAERLERAIRGKTEEVAEGMMTGPEADDDGE, from the coding sequence ATGACCGCAATGCTCTCACTCATCGATTCCAAGAAGACAGGCACAATGGACAGACAAAAAGCGTTGGAAGCGGCCCTTTCCCAGATCGACCGCGCATTCGGCAAAGGCTCGGCGATGAAGCTGGGCAGCCGCGAGAAGATCGAGATCGAATCGATCTCGACCGGTTCGCTGGGCCTCGACATCGCGCTCGGCATCGGCGGCCTGCCGCGCGGCCGCATCGTCGAAATCTACGGGCCGGAAAGTTCGGGCAAGACCACGCTGGCGCTCCACGCCATCGCCGAAGCGCAGAAGAATGGCGGCGTCGCGGCTTTCGTCGACGCTGAACATGCGCTCGATCCGGCCTATGCCAAGAAGCTGGGCGTCGACATCGACGAACTGATCGTGTCGCAGCCCGACACCGGCGAGCAGGCGCTGGAGATCGTGGACACGCTGGTCCGCTCCAACGCCATCGACGTGCTGGTGGTGGATTCGGTCGCGGCGCTCGTGCCGCGCGCGGAGATCGAGGGCGAGATGGGCGATAGCCATGTCGGCCTCCAGGCCCGACTGATGAGCCAGGCGCTCCGCAAGCTGACCGGGTCGATCAGCCGTTCGCGCTGCCTCGTCATCTTCATCAACCAGGTGCGCATGAAGATCGGCGTCATGTACGGTAATCCGGAAACGACGACCGGCGGCAACGCGCTCAAATTCTACGCCTCGGTCCGTCTCGACATCCGCCGCACCGGCCAGATCAAGGATCGCGACGACATCGTCGGCAACGCGACCCGCGTGAAGGTGGTGAAGAACAAGGTCGCTCCGCCCTTCAAGCAGGTGGAATTCGACATCATGTATGGCGAAGGCATCTCCAAGATCGGCGAGATTCTCGACTTGGGCGTCAAGGCGGGCATCGTCGAGAAATCGGGCGCATGGTTCTCCTACGACTCCGTCCGCATCGGGCAGGGACGGGAGAACGCCAAGACCTTCCTCAAGGAAAATACCGAAATGGCGGAACGTCTGGAACGGGCGATCCGCGGCAAGACCGAGGAGGTCGCCGAAGGGATGATGACCGGACCCGAAGCGGATGACGATGGCGAATAA